The Morganella morganii sequence CTGTTTGAAACCAGCGGCTCTGTGCTGCGTACTGTCGCCACAGACGGGCACCGCCTGGCGGTCTGCTCGCTGGATATCGGACAGGAACTGCCGGACCATTCGGTGATCGTGCCGCGTAAAGGGGTTATCGAACTGATGCGCCTGCTCGACGGCGGCGATGCCCTGCTGAAACTCGAAATCGGCAGCAACAACATCCGCGCCCATGTCGGCGGGTTTATTTTCACCTCCAAACTGGTGGATGGCCGCTTCCCGGACTACCGCCGTGTCCTGCCGAAGAACCCGGACAAAACGCTGACGGCAAATTGTGATATGCTGAAGCAGGCTTTTTCCCGTGCGGCGATTTTATCGAACGAGAAATTCCGCGGCGTGCGGATTTACCTGAGCAACAATCAGCTCAGAATTACCGCCAATAACCCGGAGCAGGAAGAAGCCGAAGAGATCGTGGATGTCACCTATGACGGAACGGACATGGAAATCGGGTTCAACGTCAGCTATGTCCTTGATGTTCTTAACACACTGAAATGCGAAGATGTCTCGGTGAAACTGACCGATGCCACCTCCAGCGTGCAGATTGAAGATGACGCCAGTGATGCAGCCGCTTACGTTGTGATGCCGATGCGCCTGTAACACGATGATCCTCTCGCGTTTACTTATCCGTGATTTTCGCAATATCGAAAATGCGGATTTACCGCTGGCCACCGGGTTTAACTTTCTGGTCGGTCCGAACGGCAGCGGTAAAACCAGTGTTCTGGAAGCCATTTACACACTCGGCCACGGCCGGGCATTCCGCTCAGTACAGGCGGGGCGTGTTATCCGCCATGATAACGACGAATTTATCCTGCACGGCAAACTCGGGCAGGAACAGACAGACCGGGCCACCAGCGTCGGCCTGAGTAAAAACCGCCAGGGTGACAGCAAGGTCCGCATTGACGGCACTGACGGCCATAAAATTGCCGAGCTGGCAAAATTACTGCCGATGCAGCTTATCACCCCGGAAGGCTTTACCCTGCTCAACGGCGGGCCGAAATTCCGCCGGGCTTATATTGACTGGGGCTGTTTCCACAATGAACCGCAATTTTTTGCGCTGTGGAGTGATTTAAAACGTCTGGTGAGACAGCGCAATGCCGCCCTCCGCCAGGTATCGAATTACGGTCAGATCCGCCACTGGGATCAGCAGCTGATTCCGGTTGCTGAGCAGGTCAGTCAGTGGCGGGAGAATTATGTGACAGCGATTGCTCAGGATATTGAGCAGACCTGTCAGCAGTTTTTACCTGAATTTTCGCTGAGTGTCTCTTTCCAGCGCGGATGGGATAAAGAGACCGATTATTCAGAGCTTCTGCAGCGCCAGTTTGAACGGGACCGCGCACTGACCTACACCGCCTCCGGCCCGCATAAAGCGGATTTACGGATCAGAGCGGACGGGGTGCCGGTGGAAGATTTACTTTCACGTGGTCAGTTAAAACTGCTGATGTGCGCGCTGCGGTTAGCACAGGGTGAATATTTCACCCGTCAGAGCGGGCAGCAATGCCTGTATCTGCTTGATGATTTTGCCTCCGAACTGGATGCCGGGCGCCGTCTTTTACTGGCTCACCGGCTGAAAGCCACACAGGCACAGGTTTTTGTCAGTGCCATCACCCCTGAACAGGTCAGTGATATGGCGGATGAAAACAGTCGCCTCTTTGTCGTGGAAAAAGGTAAAAT is a genomic window containing:
- the dnaN gene encoding DNA polymerase III subunit beta, which produces MKFIIEREQLLKPLQQVSSPLGGRPTLPILGNLLLKVSDGVLHLTGTDLEMEMMAAVPLDQPHENGETTVPARKFLDIWRGLPDGAQISVELDGDRLLVRSGRSRFSLSTLPASDFPNLDDWQSDVTFSLPQATLKRLIESTQFSMAHQDVRYYLNGMLFETSGSVLRTVATDGHRLAVCSLDIGQELPDHSVIVPRKGVIELMRLLDGGDALLKLEIGSNNIRAHVGGFIFTSKLVDGRFPDYRRVLPKNPDKTLTANCDMLKQAFSRAAILSNEKFRGVRIYLSNNQLRITANNPEQEEAEEIVDVTYDGTDMEIGFNVSYVLDVLNTLKCEDVSVKLTDATSSVQIEDDASDAAAYVVMPMRL
- the recF gene encoding DNA replication/repair protein RecF (All proteins in this family for which functions are known are DNA-binding proteins that assist the filamentation of RecA onto DNA for the initiation of recombination or recombinational repair.), with the translated sequence MILSRLLIRDFRNIENADLPLATGFNFLVGPNGSGKTSVLEAIYTLGHGRAFRSVQAGRVIRHDNDEFILHGKLGQEQTDRATSVGLSKNRQGDSKVRIDGTDGHKIAELAKLLPMQLITPEGFTLLNGGPKFRRAYIDWGCFHNEPQFFALWSDLKRLVRQRNAALRQVSNYGQIRHWDQQLIPVAEQVSQWRENYVTAIAQDIEQTCQQFLPEFSLSVSFQRGWDKETDYSELLQRQFERDRALTYTASGPHKADLRIRADGVPVEDLLSRGQLKLLMCALRLAQGEYFTRQSGQQCLYLLDDFASELDAGRRLLLAHRLKATQAQVFVSAITPEQVSDMADENSRLFVVEKGKIQVQ